A genomic window from Vagococcus sp. CY52-2 includes:
- the murC gene encoding UDP-N-acetylmuramate--L-alanine ligase, translated as MELNKNKTYHFVGIKGTGMSALALILHQKGFTVQGSDIDKYIFTQRELELANIPIKPFQEVNIQDDMVIIAGNAFPDSHIEIKAALKKGLPVIRYHKFLGEFIKHFTSIAVTGSHGKTTTTGLLSHVFSGIEPTSYLIGDGTGHGEPGAKFFCFEACEYRRHFLAYSPDYAIMTNIDFDHPDYYHGIEDVFDAFQSFANQVKKGIIAFGDDKNLRRLKTDVPVYYYGLNETDDFQAVNIERTTEGSSFDVLHKGDMIGSFKVPTYGVHNILNALSVIAISHLEGFDMSLVAKEMLTFGGVKRRFSEKRVSDMIIVDDYAHHPAEIKVTIDAARQKYPEKEIIAVFQPHTFTRTIALLDEFAESLDHADQVYLCDIFGSAREEIGSVKIEDLGVKISKGGDLITLENMSPLLDYKEAVVIFMGAGDVQKFEVAYESLLGNTRPNTM; from the coding sequence ATGGAACTGAATAAAAATAAAACGTACCACTTTGTCGGAATTAAAGGAACAGGAATGAGTGCATTAGCTCTTATTTTGCATCAAAAAGGATTTACAGTACAAGGATCTGATATTGACAAATATATCTTTACTCAAAGAGAATTAGAATTGGCTAACATTCCGATTAAACCATTTCAAGAAGTGAATATACAAGATGATATGGTGATTATTGCTGGAAATGCGTTTCCAGACAGTCATATTGAAATAAAAGCAGCACTTAAAAAAGGATTACCGGTTATTCGTTATCATAAATTCTTAGGAGAATTTATTAAGCACTTTACAAGCATTGCGGTAACGGGTTCTCATGGAAAAACAACGACTACAGGATTGTTGTCTCACGTCTTTTCAGGAATTGAGCCAACAAGTTACTTAATCGGAGATGGGACTGGACATGGTGAGCCCGGAGCGAAATTCTTCTGTTTTGAAGCATGTGAATATCGTCGTCACTTTTTAGCATATTCTCCTGACTATGCGATTATGACAAACATTGATTTTGATCACCCTGATTATTATCATGGCATTGAGGATGTGTTTGATGCATTCCAGTCATTTGCTAATCAAGTGAAAAAAGGAATCATCGCATTTGGTGATGATAAAAACTTAAGACGTTTGAAAACAGATGTGCCAGTTTATTATTATGGATTAAATGAGACGGATGATTTCCAAGCGGTTAATATTGAGCGAACAACTGAAGGGTCATCATTTGATGTACTCCATAAAGGAGATATGATTGGCTCATTTAAAGTGCCAACATACGGCGTGCACAATATTTTAAATGCTTTAAGTGTGATTGCGATTTCTCACCTAGAAGGATTTGATATGAGTTTAGTCGCCAAAGAGATGCTAACATTTGGTGGCGTGAAACGTCGTTTTAGTGAAAAACGCGTTTCTGATATGATTATTGTAGATGATTATGCTCACCACCCAGCAGAAATCAAAGTAACGATTGATGCGGCAAGACAAAAATATCCTGAAAAAGAAATTATTGCTGTCTTCCAACCACATACGTTTACTAGAACCATTGCGTTATTGGATGAATTCGCTGAATCACTAGATCATGCTGACCAAGTTTATTTATGTGACATCTTTGGTTCTGCAAGAGAAGAAATTGGTTCGGTAAAAATTGAAGATTTAGGCGTTAAAATTTCTAAAGGTGGCGATTTAATTACACTAGAAAATATGTCACCACTACTTGATTACAAAGAGGCTGTTGTGATTTTTATGGGAGCAGGAGATGTACAGAAATTTGAAGTGGCGTATGAAAGTTTATTAGGAAACACTCGTCCAAATACAATGTAG
- a CDS encoding Bax inhibitor-1/YccA family protein, which produces MNQQHQTIEHTNGLAKFYSKVYGYLGVGLGISALISYLVLNVFAESVLPVIFGNPLLFWGMWIAQLVLVVYLGKNAFNDSAKSFIGFIAYSALTGVTISVTLAMYNQQAIVRAFVTTAIMFVGMSLLGVFIKKDLSAMGHALYSLVIGVIIATLINVFFLKSAPVDYFISYSMVVIFAGLIAYDNQKIKVIYQESGAKTASGLAVYCALSLYLDIVNLFLALVRIFGRD; this is translated from the coding sequence ATGAATCAACAACATCAAACAATTGAACATACAAATGGTTTAGCGAAATTTTACAGTAAAGTATATGGCTATTTAGGCGTTGGCTTAGGTATTAGTGCCTTAATTTCTTACTTAGTGCTTAATGTATTTGCTGAATCTGTTTTACCCGTTATTTTTGGTAATCCATTACTATTTTGGGGTATGTGGATAGCACAACTTGTACTAGTTGTTTACCTTGGAAAAAATGCATTTAATGATTCAGCTAAATCATTCATTGGGTTTATCGCCTATTCCGCTTTAACTGGTGTGACCATTTCTGTCACGCTTGCGATGTACAATCAACAAGCCATTGTTCGTGCGTTTGTTACAACAGCGATTATGTTTGTTGGGATGTCACTACTTGGTGTGTTTATCAAAAAAGATTTAAGTGCCATGGGTCATGCTTTATATAGTTTAGTGATTGGTGTGATTATTGCGACACTGATTAACGTCTTTTTCTTAAAAAGTGCCCCAGTTGATTATTTTATTTCTTATTCAATGGTTGTCATTTTTGCTGGATTGATTGCATATGATAATCAAAAAATTAAAGTAATTTATCAAGAAAGTGGTGCGAAAACAGCATCAGGTTTAGCTGTTTATTGTGCATTAAGCTTATACCTTGATATCGTCAACTTATTCTTAGCGTTAGTAAGAATTTTCGGTAGAGATTAA
- a CDS encoding OsmC family protein codes for MTVQTFKTVAENTQGVQVSVKSRGFEFILDEPKNLGGNDTGMNPVEALLGALGACKVIVAKSFAAYHKINLKSIKVEVEGELDTDGFSGKNPNAKVGFSKIVSNFYIDADNTDEEIADYVRFINKTCPVADTIENAPEMESYIIK; via the coding sequence ATGACAGTTCAAACATTTAAAACAGTAGCAGAGAATACTCAAGGAGTACAAGTTTCCGTAAAATCAAGAGGTTTTGAATTTATATTAGATGAACCTAAAAATCTAGGCGGAAATGATACTGGAATGAATCCAGTGGAAGCGTTATTAGGTGCATTAGGGGCTTGTAAGGTCATCGTAGCTAAGAGCTTTGCTGCTTATCATAAAATTAATCTAAAATCTATCAAAGTAGAAGTAGAAGGCGAATTAGATACAGATGGTTTTTCAGGAAAAAATCCAAATGCTAAAGTTGGTTTTTCTAAAATCGTGTCAAATTTTTATATCGACGCTGATAACACAGACGAAGAAATTGCTGATTACGTGCGTTTTATCAACAAAACATGTCCAGTAGCCGATACAATTGAAAACGCTCCTGAAATGGAATCGTATATTATTAAATAA
- the mutM gene encoding DNA-formamidopyrimidine glycosylase: MPELPEVETVRKGLVQLVKGKEISNVIVDWGRIIESPEVDEFIHTLVGQTILDVDRRGKFLIFKLSHHDMISHLRMEGKFEYHSQTDEIQKHTHVRFQFTDGTELRYLDVRKFGRLSLEEKDHGEDYKGIKKLGPEPILPDFDLEVFKQQLKKKHRAIKPLLLDQTLVTGLGNIYVDEALYQSCIHPEQIASKLTDNEVETLHQSIIDVLAIAVEAGGTTIRTYKNALGDAGNFQVYLSAYGKQGEPCKRCGHTIEKIKVAQRGTHFCPVCQVAHD; this comes from the coding sequence ATGCCTGAATTACCAGAAGTTGAAACAGTCAGAAAAGGACTGGTTCAACTTGTTAAAGGAAAAGAAATTAGTAATGTTATCGTCGATTGGGGAAGAATTATTGAGTCTCCTGAAGTAGACGAATTTATTCATACATTAGTCGGTCAAACGATTTTAGATGTGGACAGACGTGGTAAATTCTTGATTTTTAAATTAAGTCATCACGATATGATTAGCCACTTGCGAATGGAAGGAAAATTTGAATATCATAGTCAAACCGATGAGATTCAAAAACACACGCACGTTCGTTTTCAATTTACTGATGGAACAGAATTACGTTATCTCGATGTGAGAAAGTTTGGTCGTTTGTCGCTTGAAGAAAAAGACCATGGAGAAGATTACAAAGGTATAAAAAAATTAGGTCCGGAACCGATTTTACCTGATTTTGATTTAGAGGTTTTTAAACAGCAATTAAAGAAAAAACATCGTGCGATTAAACCGTTATTACTGGATCAAACTTTAGTGACTGGATTAGGAAATATTTATGTTGATGAAGCATTGTATCAATCGTGTATTCATCCAGAGCAGATAGCATCAAAACTAACGGACAATGAAGTTGAAACACTTCATCAATCTATTATTGATGTCTTAGCGATAGCTGTAGAGGCTGGTGGAACAACTATTAGAACTTATAAAAATGCTTTAGGCGACGCTGGTAATTTTCAAGTGTATTTATCGGCATATGGCAAACAAGGTGAACCTTGCAAACGCTGTGGTCATACGATTGAAAAAATAAAGGTCGCTCAACGTGGGACTCATTTTTGTCCTGTTTGTCAAGTCGCTCATGATTAG
- a CDS encoding MFS transporter, with the protein MADTTTAQQQTVKHKWWALAVLALSVSLVVIDGTIVNVSLPVIMKDLKLSFTDAEWIITLYSLIFSSLLITMGRIADNFGRKKMLITGIIIFLVGSIMASFSKDITFMLAARTMQGIGGATVLPTTLSAVNALFFGKDRIVAFAVWGSVISGMAAIGPLLGGYFTTYMTWHWIFWINLPIGLFIILAALKFLPETYGEKMTNGFDFIGFILSTIGLILLVFGIIEGRNYGWWHVKGDHPTLFNLSIIPTLLVVGAIFFALFLVWEAHLSKTNKSHLLDLSLFKFKSFSLGNTIAGIVAIGESGLLFLLPLFLQNILTLSPIKSGAILAMMGLGAFLAGGMASFIVEKTSASFVVSLGLFLETLGFFGFFKTVDPNNGLTWIIVWLVVYGIGLGFASAQLTSIVLKDVPPAQSGQGSSIQSTVRQIGSALGIAIIGTVFGLQLQHDIPNTLDNVGLPTQVQHSLESSVIDSAGSSIRVLKQSNPETLHLTKSIQANIVTKLDHNFTNSVVKTIGIASIIMFISFILTFGLYKRKDKATE; encoded by the coding sequence GTGGCAGATACTACAACTGCACAACAACAAACTGTCAAACATAAATGGTGGGCATTAGCCGTACTCGCTCTGTCTGTATCTCTAGTTGTAATAGATGGAACCATTGTTAATGTGTCTTTACCCGTCATTATGAAAGATTTAAAATTATCTTTTACAGATGCTGAATGGATTATTACGCTTTATTCTTTAATTTTCTCTTCTTTATTAATTACCATGGGACGCATTGCAGATAATTTTGGTCGAAAAAAAATGCTCATTACTGGAATCATTATTTTTTTAGTTGGCTCTATAATGGCTAGTTTTTCAAAAGATATTACCTTTATGTTAGCGGCTAGAACCATGCAAGGTATTGGAGGAGCTACGGTTTTACCAACTACCTTATCAGCTGTTAATGCACTGTTCTTTGGAAAAGATCGTATTGTCGCTTTTGCTGTATGGGGCTCAGTGATTTCTGGTATGGCAGCTATTGGACCATTGTTAGGTGGGTATTTTACCACTTATATGACATGGCATTGGATTTTCTGGATTAATTTACCAATTGGATTATTTATTATTTTAGCGGCTTTAAAATTTTTACCTGAAACTTATGGTGAAAAGATGACGAACGGTTTTGATTTTATTGGCTTTATTTTATCAACTATTGGGTTAATTTTATTAGTATTTGGTATTATTGAAGGACGTAATTATGGTTGGTGGCACGTAAAAGGCGATCATCCCACTCTCTTTAACTTATCTATCATCCCAACTCTACTTGTTGTAGGAGCTATTTTCTTTGCTTTATTCTTAGTTTGGGAAGCACATCTAAGTAAAACAAATAAATCTCATTTACTTGATTTATCACTATTTAAATTCAAAAGTTTTTCATTGGGTAACACGATTGCAGGAATTGTAGCAATTGGGGAATCAGGTTTATTATTCTTATTACCACTATTTTTACAAAATATTTTAACACTTAGTCCAATTAAATCAGGTGCTATTTTAGCGATGATGGGACTTGGTGCCTTTTTAGCTGGTGGAATGGCATCCTTTATTGTTGAAAAAACATCTGCTTCATTTGTTGTTTCTCTTGGATTATTCCTAGAAACACTTGGATTTTTCGGTTTCTTTAAAACCGTTGATCCAAATAATGGCTTAACTTGGATTATTGTTTGGTTAGTCGTATACGGTATCGGATTAGGTTTTGCATCTGCTCAATTAACGTCAATTGTATTAAAAGATGTGCCTCCTGCTCAATCTGGTCAAGGATCAAGTATTCAATCCACTGTTCGTCAAATTGGTTCAGCTTTAGGAATTGCGATTATTGGAACAGTATTTGGTTTACAATTACAACATGATATTCCAAATACGTTAGACAATGTTGGATTACCAACACAAGTCCAACATTCACTTGAATCAAGTGTGATTGATAGTGCAGGATCATCTATTCGTGTGTTAAAACAATCAAATCCTGAAACATTGCATTTAACAAAATCAATTCAAGCTAATATCGTTACAAAATTAGATCACAACTTTACAAATAGTGTGGTTAAAACAATTGGTATTGCCTCCATTATTATGTTTATTAGTTTTATTTTAACGTTTGGTCTTTATAAACGAAAAGATAAAGCAACAGAATAA
- a CDS encoding MaoC/PaaZ C-terminal domain-containing protein: MIDSSKNKIKAITEFNEGEILSITETLEDSQILLYLGLTKDANPLFIQTEFAEETINDAPIVPSIMLMGIISSNISKHLPGPGWNIVNLTFNLLRNVYHGETLTFHFEIINIDELKRTMTLSVKAYDYDDERLLNSVVIVELNTKEKVSDVNESTTSNN; encoded by the coding sequence ATCATCGATTCGTCAAAAAATAAAATTAAAGCCATTACGGAATTTAATGAGGGAGAGATTTTAAGCATCACAGAAACCTTAGAAGATAGCCAAATTTTACTCTATCTAGGATTAACCAAAGATGCAAATCCTTTATTTATTCAAACAGAATTTGCAGAAGAAACGATTAATGATGCGCCAATTGTACCAAGTATCATGTTAATGGGAATTATTTCAAGTAATATCTCAAAACATTTACCTGGTCCAGGATGGAATATTGTAAATCTAACATTTAACTTACTTCGAAATGTGTATCACGGTGAAACACTGACGTTTCATTTTGAAATCATAAACATTGACGAGTTGAAGAGAACGATGACACTTTCTGTTAAAGCGTATGATTATGATGATGAACGTCTTTTAAATTCGGTGGTTATTGTCGAACTTAATACAAAAGAGAAAGTGAGCGATGTCAATGAATCAACAACATCAAACAATTGA
- a CDS encoding DUF5808 domain-containing protein, whose amino-acid sequence MIWIISALLLFLGFSMSMTPYITQRGIIFGVTLSKETDDIIQLKKRYFNQNMLLSIVIILLFIFFDKGLNLSEETLSIIMVVFISLQMVFGIVAYFIANRQVACYKNQLIKEGYQPNKKMVLDLNYRETMTIFPTWLLVAIQLIIIAIEIIITIKHQAIIPNKIIMQWDFQGNPTRIVDKTWFNIYSLPIIQLVMVFILSITNESYKRGKQRVMNNQSVKWSQSFRKISSYVGVVIAVLVQITIFSIQMTSVVPLLTEKTLFKIFIILLGLMLLTIISLMVIYGQSGSRLNPSSVIPQAYDDDKYWKWGMFYYNREDPSFWVEKRMGIGMTINLANWKAVAFVVIPIVFMLGVSFFIS is encoded by the coding sequence ATGATTTGGATAATTAGTGCGTTACTTTTATTTTTAGGGTTTTCAATGTCTATGACACCTTACATAACACAAAGAGGGATTATTTTTGGTGTGACTTTATCAAAAGAAACCGATGACATCATTCAGTTAAAGAAACGATATTTTAATCAAAATATGCTATTAAGCATAGTGATAATACTATTGTTTATTTTTTTTGATAAAGGATTAAATCTATCAGAGGAAACATTGAGCATTATAATGGTGGTCTTTATCTCTCTTCAAATGGTATTTGGGATTGTCGCCTATTTCATTGCGAATCGACAAGTAGCATGTTATAAAAACCAACTAATTAAAGAAGGCTATCAACCAAACAAAAAAATGGTGCTTGATTTAAATTACCGAGAAACTATGACGATTTTTCCGACGTGGTTATTAGTTGCTATTCAACTTATTATTATCGCAATCGAAATAATTATCACGATCAAACATCAAGCAATTATCCCTAATAAAATCATCATGCAATGGGATTTTCAAGGAAATCCTACAAGAATAGTTGATAAAACATGGTTTAATATTTATTCTTTACCCATTATTCAATTAGTCATGGTATTTATATTAAGCATCACCAATGAATCATATAAACGTGGCAAACAACGAGTGATGAATAATCAATCAGTTAAATGGAGTCAGTCTTTTAGAAAAATATCTTCTTATGTAGGAGTAGTGATTGCGGTATTAGTCCAAATCACGATATTTAGTATCCAAATGACCAGTGTGGTACCACTGCTCACTGAGAAGACACTGTTTAAAATATTCATTATCCTTTTAGGACTCATGTTACTCACTATTATCAGTTTAATGGTGATTTATGGACAAAGTGGTTCTAGATTAAATCCGTCAAGTGTGATACCACAAGCCTATGATGATGATAAATACTGGAAATGGGGGATGTTTTATTATAATCGAGAGGATCCATCCTTTTGGGTTGAAAAGCGAATGGGGATTGGCATGACGATTAATCTGGCTAATTGGAAAGCAGTCGCATTTGTGGTGATACCGATTGTTTTTATGTTAGGCGTGTCGTTTTTTATTAGTTAA
- the coaE gene encoding dephospho-CoA kinase (Dephospho-CoA kinase (CoaE) performs the final step in coenzyme A biosynthesis.), protein MSYLLGLTGGIASGKSTISQFFKSKHIPVIDADLVAREVVEPNTTGLNQIVAHFGEEILLSNEKLNRKKLGSIIFEDEKKREQLNTILSKEIRQNILEKVTYFQSRKAPLIVLDIPLLYEGAYDEMVDSVMVCYVPKKTQLHRLMLRDGLNEEDALKRIDSQMSLDDKKNLADTIIDNSGSIEETLKQVDNWLTHFS, encoded by the coding sequence ATGTCTTATTTGTTAGGATTAACTGGTGGCATTGCTTCTGGAAAATCAACCATTAGTCAGTTTTTCAAATCAAAACACATTCCTGTGATTGATGCAGACTTAGTTGCTAGAGAAGTGGTAGAGCCTAATACAACTGGGTTAAATCAGATTGTGGCTCATTTTGGTGAAGAGATTCTGTTGTCCAATGAAAAACTTAATCGAAAAAAATTAGGATCGATTATTTTTGAGGATGAAAAAAAAAGAGAACAATTAAATACCATATTGTCAAAAGAAATTCGTCAAAATATTTTAGAGAAAGTGACTTATTTCCAGTCGAGAAAAGCACCTCTCATTGTGCTTGATATTCCACTTCTTTATGAAGGAGCATATGATGAGATGGTAGATAGTGTCATGGTTTGTTATGTACCGAAAAAGACTCAATTACACCGATTAATGTTGCGTGATGGGTTAAATGAGGAAGACGCCTTGAAACGAATTGATAGTCAAATGAGTTTGGATGATAAAAAAAATCTGGCTGATACAATAATTGACAATAGTGGATCAATCGAAGAAACATTAAAACAAGTCGATAATTGGCTAACACACTTTTCATAA
- the polA gene encoding DNA polymerase I has translation MAKKKLLLVDGNSIAFRGFYALYQSLERFKNNNGLHTNALYAVNNMLENILAKEEPTHVLVAFDAGKTTFRHAFYEDYKAGRAKTPSEFKEQMPYLRDLIEGLGMKHFELDNYEADDIIGTLATNYASEEIDVVVLSGDKDLTQLASEHTKVDVTVKGVSEIESYTPEHIMEKYELTPSQIVDMKGLAGDQSDNIPGVTKIGEKTAIKLLKEYGTVEGIYEHIDDMKKSKMKENLINEKDIALLSKKLATIDTNVPLDMTLDDLVYNGKDLEKLIPFYKEMDFNSFLAKLDTSHVESDLVEKVAIHYEVVSDLREDMFTSDMTFYAEMLGENYHTSPIVGFAFGNKEKVYVTDNMDLLSHPLLVQWLQDNEKTKKVFDAKRQYVALNRYHIKLENVKFDMLLAAYLADSTNNSEDLAQIAHFYDYYDVDRDEVVYGKGAKKGLPESIDTLYEHLARKVIAIDSLYEPIMTDLEDKNQADLFYNIELPIALILADMEIEGITVNASRLQEMKGEFAERLSEIEQTIYGIAGEEFNINSPKQLGVILFEKMGLPVIKKTKTGYSTAVDVLEKLQGESPIIDSILSYRQLAKIQSTYVEGLLKVIFEDNKIHTRYIQTLTQTGRLSSVDPNLQNIPIRLEEGRQIRQAFVPRQKGWKLFASDYSQIELRVLAAISDDEHLKEAFIEGMDIHSSTAMRVFGIEKAEDVDSNMRRQAKAVNFGIVYGISDYGLSQNLGITRKEAQEFIDRYFTMYPGVKKYMEDIVREAKDKGYVETMYHRRRYLPDINARNFNLRSFAERTAINTPIQGSAADILKIAMIQIHKRLKEENLQATMLLQVHDELVFEAPEEEIPVLQQLVEETMNHAVELSVPLRADSSYGDTWYDAK, from the coding sequence ATGGCGAAGAAAAAATTATTATTAGTCGATGGAAATAGTATTGCGTTTAGAGGATTCTATGCACTCTATCAGTCACTTGAACGTTTCAAAAATAACAATGGTTTACATACAAATGCGTTATATGCAGTCAATAATATGTTAGAAAATATATTAGCTAAAGAAGAACCAACTCATGTATTAGTAGCATTTGATGCAGGGAAAACAACCTTTAGACATGCATTTTACGAAGATTATAAAGCGGGACGAGCAAAAACACCAAGTGAATTTAAGGAACAAATGCCTTATTTACGAGATTTAATTGAAGGTCTTGGGATGAAGCATTTTGAACTAGATAATTATGAAGCAGATGATATCATTGGAACACTTGCGACAAACTATGCCTCGGAGGAAATAGATGTTGTGGTGTTATCTGGAGATAAAGATTTAACTCAACTAGCAAGTGAGCACACGAAAGTGGATGTAACGGTGAAAGGTGTCAGTGAAATCGAAAGTTATACACCTGAGCATATTATGGAAAAATATGAATTAACTCCGTCACAAATTGTCGACATGAAAGGTCTAGCAGGAGATCAATCAGATAATATTCCTGGTGTCACTAAAATTGGTGAAAAAACAGCTATCAAGTTATTAAAAGAGTATGGCACAGTTGAAGGTATCTATGAACACATTGATGATATGAAAAAAAGTAAAATGAAAGAAAATCTGATCAATGAAAAAGACATTGCCTTATTAAGTAAAAAACTAGCCACCATTGATACAAATGTTCCACTCGATATGACGCTAGATGATTTAGTTTATAATGGGAAAGATTTAGAAAAGTTGATTCCTTTTTATAAAGAAATGGATTTTAATTCATTCTTGGCAAAATTAGATACCAGTCATGTAGAAAGTGATTTAGTTGAAAAAGTCGCGATTCATTATGAGGTTGTGTCAGATTTAAGGGAAGATATGTTTACTTCAGATATGACGTTTTATGCAGAGATGTTAGGAGAAAATTATCATACTTCCCCAATTGTTGGGTTTGCTTTTGGAAACAAAGAAAAAGTCTATGTGACAGATAATATGGACTTACTTTCGCATCCATTGTTGGTTCAATGGCTTCAAGACAATGAAAAAACGAAAAAAGTTTTTGATGCAAAAAGACAATATGTAGCGTTAAATCGTTATCACATTAAACTTGAAAATGTTAAATTTGATATGCTATTAGCTGCGTATTTAGCTGATTCAACGAATAATAGTGAAGACTTAGCTCAAATCGCTCATTTTTATGATTATTATGATGTGGATCGTGATGAAGTGGTTTATGGTAAGGGAGCAAAGAAAGGGTTACCTGAATCCATTGACACGTTATATGAGCATTTAGCTCGTAAGGTTATCGCAATAGACTCATTGTATGAGCCAATCATGACCGATCTTGAAGATAAAAACCAAGCTGATTTATTTTATAATATCGAATTACCAATTGCCTTGATTTTAGCTGATATGGAAATAGAAGGCATTACGGTGAATGCGAGTCGATTGCAAGAAATGAAAGGCGAATTTGCTGAGAGATTAAGTGAGATTGAACAAACGATTTACGGTATTGCCGGCGAAGAGTTTAACATTAACTCGCCAAAACAATTGGGTGTGATTTTATTTGAAAAAATGGGATTGCCTGTTATTAAGAAAACAAAAACCGGTTATTCGACAGCGGTTGACGTATTAGAAAAATTACAGGGTGAGTCACCCATCATTGATAGTATTTTGTCTTACCGACAGTTAGCTAAAATTCAATCAACGTACGTGGAAGGATTATTAAAAGTCATTTTTGAAGATAATAAAATCCATACCAGATACATTCAAACACTAACTCAAACAGGGCGACTAAGCTCAGTTGACCCTAATTTGCAAAATATTCCAATTCGATTGGAAGAAGGACGTCAAATTCGTCAAGCATTTGTTCCACGACAAAAGGGATGGAAATTGTTCGCATCCGACTATTCTCAAATTGAGTTGCGTGTGTTAGCGGCTATTTCTGATGATGAACATTTAAAAGAAGCGTTTATTGAAGGAATGGATATTCATTCAAGTACAGCGATGCGTGTGTTTGGTATTGAAAAAGCTGAAGACGTAGATAGCAATATGCGTCGCCAAGCAAAAGCCGTTAACTTTGGGATTGTGTATGGGATCAGTGATTATGGTTTATCACAAAATTTAGGCATTACACGAAAAGAAGCGCAAGAGTTCATCGACCGTTACTTTACAATGTATCCAGGTGTTAAAAAATATATGGAAGACATTGTGCGAGAAGCAAAAGATAAGGGGTATGTTGAAACGATGTATCATCGTCGCCGTTATTTACCAGATATCAATGCTAGAAACTTTAATCTGCGCTCATTTGCTGAAAGAACAGCGATTAACACGCCAATTCAAGGAAGTGCTGCTGATATTTTAAAAATTGCGATGATTCAGATACATAAACGATTAAAAGAAGAAAACCTGCAAGCAACGATGTTGTTACAAGTACACGATGAGTTAGTATTTGAAGCACCAGAGGAAGAAATTCCAGTCTTGCAACAATTAGTCGAAGAAACCATGAATCATGCCGTTGAATTATCTGTCCCACTTAGAGCAGATAGTAGTTATGGTGACACATGGTATGATGCCAAATAA
- a CDS encoding GntR family transcriptional regulator — MIEIDTESIIPIYSQLMFQIKRAIVLGNLKRGQSMPSVRSLAGDIGVNLHTINKAYKLLVEEGVLVQEKKGFTVSCEKPIQTSEENKKQIQQKLDEIIIDGLIFDLDIEALIEQRLNILEGCEINDLDN; from the coding sequence ATGATAGAGATTGATACAGAGAGTATTATCCCAATATATAGTCAGCTAATGTTTCAAATAAAGCGAGCAATTGTATTAGGGAATCTAAAGAGGGGGCAAAGTATGCCAAGCGTGAGATCGCTGGCTGGAGATATTGGTGTGAATTTGCATACGATTAATAAAGCGTACAAATTACTTGTAGAAGAGGGTGTATTGGTTCAAGAAAAAAAAGGCTTTACAGTGAGTTGTGAAAAACCAATTCAAACCAGTGAAGAAAATAAAAAACAAATTCAACAAAAATTAGATGAAATTATTATTGATGGGTTAATTTTTGATCTAGATATAGAGGCATTAATTGAGCAAAGATTAAATATACTTGAAGGATGTGAAATAAATGATTTGGATAATTAG
- the nrdR gene encoding transcriptional regulator NrdR yields the protein MQCPKCSYNGSRVVDSRPADDNRAIRRRRECEKCGFRFTTFERIEVAPLLVIKKNGAREEFNREKILRGLVRSAEKRPVSMDQMEQVVERIENRVRQKGDNEVSTNLIGEYVMEELVNLDEIAYIRFASVYRQFKDMSVFLKELQEIIDKEKHD from the coding sequence ATGCAATGTCCAAAATGTAGCTATAATGGATCGCGAGTAGTAGATAGTCGTCCTGCAGATGACAATCGTGCTATTCGTCGTAGAAGAGAATGTGAAAAGTGTGGCTTTCGTTTTACCACATTCGAGCGTATTGAAGTTGCTCCTTTACTTGTTATAAAGAAAAATGGGGCAAGAGAAGAGTTTAATCGCGAAAAAATACTAAGAGGTTTGGTCCGTTCAGCTGAAAAAAGACCAGTGTCAATGGATCAGATGGAACAAGTCGTTGAACGCATAGAAAATAGAGTCCGACAAAAAGGAGATAATGAAGTATCGACGAATCTAATTGGAGAATATGTCATGGAAGAATTAGTCAATCTTGATGAGATTGCCTATATTCGTTTTGCCAGTGTCTATCGCCAGTTTAAAGATATGAGTGTCTTTTTGAAAGAATTACAAGAAATTATTGATAAAGAAAAACATGATTAG